A genomic region of Streptomyces rimosus contains the following coding sequences:
- a CDS encoding type VII secretion target, which yields MAHEHFSIHPAPVTALARDFTASSERLDDRISTFATRAENVNDAFGVMSESTEVLSQYVEMTRQTVTSLRQLSAGLRHYAAGLQYTVASYQGADSTQAQQFGGK from the coding sequence ATGGCACACGAGCATTTTTCGATACATCCCGCGCCGGTTACGGCGCTGGCCAGGGACTTCACGGCCTCTTCCGAACGTCTGGACGACCGCATCAGTACCTTCGCCACCCGTGCGGAGAACGTGAACGACGCCTTCGGGGTGATGTCCGAGTCCACCGAGGTCCTGTCCCAGTACGTGGAGATGACCCGCCAGACGGTGACGTCCCTGCGGCAGCTCAGTGCCGGGCTGAGGCACTACGCCGCGGGCCTGCAGTACACCGTTGCGTCCTATCAGGGGGCCGATTCCACTCAGGCGCAGCAGTTCGGGGGGAAGTGA
- a CDS encoding WXG100 family type VII secretion target, with translation MPGQEQEQQPKIEKSFDLFNPGGDPSVLRACAEAWRHMAHDVKSTVEAQDHEVTRLGDNWTGAAADAFHAHWEHTRSQVDKALPQFETVAHQLDTTADAIEKANDEVHRVVEEIAATVAIGIGLTVLTAGFSDAIAAGAASAEIAEATAEVTRLGQLLIRAAKAIETVKKAMEDSKLLKFAVEFGKNTGANFIGNVGGQALTGQKITWGQDFQDAAVAGVVSTGIVEGAGKLGGKVEGWARSSGGHGADWAPGKALGEGLGGKNLPGRMAVEGVGSAGGQTAADGAEIIIEGEDKDILRDAAFSGAAGAAGGGVNHAGEKINDGGGQHRATGREGLPGWQQIPADGLIYGAGNAANTELGSSD, from the coding sequence ATGCCCGGTCAGGAGCAGGAGCAGCAGCCGAAGATCGAAAAAAGCTTCGATCTGTTCAATCCTGGTGGGGACCCGTCTGTCCTGCGGGCGTGTGCCGAGGCGTGGCGGCACATGGCGCACGATGTGAAGAGCACGGTCGAGGCCCAGGACCACGAGGTCACCCGGCTCGGCGACAACTGGACCGGCGCCGCGGCTGATGCCTTCCACGCCCACTGGGAGCACACCAGAAGCCAGGTCGACAAGGCGCTGCCACAGTTCGAAACCGTGGCTCATCAGCTCGACACCACCGCTGATGCGATCGAGAAGGCCAATGACGAGGTGCACCGTGTGGTCGAGGAGATCGCCGCGACGGTGGCGATCGGCATCGGCCTGACGGTGCTGACCGCGGGTTTCTCCGACGCCATCGCCGCGGGCGCGGCCTCGGCGGAGATCGCCGAGGCGACGGCGGAGGTCACCCGGCTCGGTCAGCTCTTGATCAGGGCCGCCAAGGCGATCGAGACGGTGAAGAAGGCGATGGAGGACAGCAAGCTGCTCAAGTTCGCCGTCGAGTTCGGCAAGAACACCGGCGCGAATTTCATCGGCAACGTCGGCGGACAGGCGCTCACGGGACAGAAGATCACTTGGGGGCAGGACTTCCAGGACGCCGCTGTCGCCGGTGTGGTGAGCACGGGGATCGTCGAAGGCGCGGGGAAGCTCGGGGGCAAAGTCGAGGGCTGGGCGCGCAGTTCCGGGGGACACGGAGCCGACTGGGCTCCGGGCAAGGCTTTAGGAGAGGGACTGGGCGGCAAGAACCTGCCCGGCAGAATGGCCGTGGAGGGGGTGGGCAGCGCGGGCGGGCAGACCGCGGCGGACGGAGCAGAGATCATCATCGAAGGAGAGGACAAGGACATCCTCCGGGACGCGGCGTTCAGCGGTGCTGCCGGAGCCGCCGGCGGTGGCGTGAACCACGCAGGCGAAAAGATCAACGACGGTGGCGGCCAGCACCGCGCGACCGGTCGTGAGGGGCTCCCCGGATGGCAGCAGATACCCGCCGACGGTCTCATCTACGGCGCCGGCAACGCAGCCAACACCGAACTGGGCAGCTCTGACTGA
- a CDS encoding 3-oxoacyl-ACP synthase III family protein, translating to MSDLRACLAGATTYLPERWVSMGEREAQIAAASGGFTPPPGLITQLTGVTGVHLIDDDQQASDLAAGAARKLLADQGVRPADIDLMIFAAASQDMIEPATSHVVAAKLALTCPVFDVKNACNSVLNAMEITQALIASGRYRTILITCGEAPSVAAQLRIPDAAAFARALPAYGFSDAGAALLWRAQETPRPLPPRGILGCRFAADSAAWPSATVLHGGIASLRHRSGPEAAACFRMDSVRMRDSLRALGRAHLNRALDELGLTFDDFAFIGAHQVALADLDELCGPEIGVPRDKLIITLPEHGNVASASLPLQLTRALETGRAGPGDLVALIGLAAGSSAGLMTLRL from the coding sequence ATGAGCGACCTTCGGGCCTGCCTGGCGGGCGCCACCACGTACCTGCCCGAGCGCTGGGTCAGCATGGGCGAACGGGAGGCCCAGATCGCGGCCGCCAGCGGCGGCTTCACCCCGCCTCCCGGGCTGATCACCCAGCTGACCGGGGTGACGGGCGTCCATCTGATCGACGACGACCAGCAGGCGTCCGATCTGGCGGCGGGCGCCGCCCGCAAGCTCCTGGCCGACCAGGGCGTCCGGCCCGCCGACATCGACCTGATGATTTTCGCGGCGGCCAGCCAGGACATGATCGAGCCGGCGACGTCCCACGTCGTGGCCGCCAAACTCGCCCTGACCTGCCCGGTCTTCGACGTGAAGAACGCCTGCAACAGTGTGCTCAACGCCATGGAGATCACGCAGGCTCTGATCGCGTCCGGGCGGTACCGCACCATTCTGATCACCTGCGGCGAGGCGCCCTCCGTCGCCGCCCAGTTGCGCATCCCCGACGCGGCGGCGTTCGCGCGCGCACTGCCTGCCTACGGTTTCTCCGACGCCGGCGCCGCCCTCCTGTGGAGAGCCCAGGAGACTCCTCGCCCACTGCCGCCCCGGGGCATCCTCGGCTGCCGCTTCGCCGCCGACTCCGCGGCTTGGCCCTCGGCGACCGTGCTGCACGGCGGCATCGCCTCCCTGCGCCACCGCTCGGGCCCGGAAGCAGCCGCTTGTTTCCGCATGGACAGCGTCCGGATGCGCGACAGCCTGCGAGCCCTCGGCCGCGCCCACCTGAACCGCGCACTGGACGAACTCGGCCTGACCTTCGACGACTTCGCCTTCATCGGCGCCCACCAGGTCGCCTTGGCCGACCTCGACGAACTGTGCGGGCCGGAGATCGGGGTCCCCCGCGACAAACTGATCATCACCCTCCCCGAGCACGGCAACGTCGCCTCCGCCTCCCTTCCCCTGCAACTCACCCGCGCCCTCGAAACCGGCCGGGCCGGCCCCGGCGACCTCGTCGCCCTCATCGGTCTGGCCGCCGGCAGCAGTGCCGGCCTGATGACGCTGCGGCTGTGA
- a CDS encoding SDR family NAD(P)-dependent oxidoreductase, with protein sequence MTGATSGVGLGVALRLAGAGFDVFATARDEPKAEKLRAVAAECAVGLRTVLLDVADADSCRRACAEVAEATGGGPWALVNNAGVPLVGAVEDLEDAAVRQLLEVNVVGAARMARLVLPGMRERGEGRIVNVSSLAGRIAAPGMGWYCAGKAALGALNDALRMEAGPGGVRVAIVEAGAYASAIQGRAADGLAALAGRPTLFGDMYRVAEAALRESGTRLPSAEPVVSAVCRALIARRPRHRYVVGRQAKAGLLADVLVPVRVKDHFKRAAMGAPGAHPAVEYAARRWCTPW encoded by the coding sequence GTGACGGGTGCGACGAGTGGTGTGGGTCTGGGGGTGGCGCTGCGGCTGGCCGGGGCCGGGTTCGACGTTTTCGCCACGGCGCGTGACGAGCCGAAGGCCGAGAAGCTTCGGGCTGTGGCGGCCGAGTGTGCTGTCGGGCTGCGGACGGTGCTGCTGGATGTGGCGGATGCCGATTCCTGCCGCAGAGCGTGTGCGGAGGTCGCGGAGGCCACCGGAGGCGGACCGTGGGCCTTGGTGAACAACGCCGGTGTCCCGCTGGTGGGGGCGGTGGAGGACCTTGAGGACGCGGCGGTGCGGCAGCTGCTGGAAGTCAATGTGGTGGGAGCCGCGCGCATGGCCCGGCTGGTGCTGCCGGGGATGCGTGAGCGCGGGGAGGGACGCATCGTGAACGTCTCGTCGCTCGCGGGCCGTATCGCGGCTCCCGGTATGGGCTGGTACTGCGCGGGCAAGGCGGCGTTGGGGGCCTTGAACGATGCGCTGAGGATGGAGGCCGGGCCCGGCGGGGTGCGGGTCGCGATCGTCGAGGCGGGCGCGTACGCGAGTGCCATTCAGGGCCGGGCTGCCGATGGTCTGGCGGCGCTGGCGGGCCGGCCGACGTTGTTCGGTGACATGTACCGGGTGGCGGAGGCGGCGCTGCGGGAGTCCGGTACGCGGCTGCCGAGCGCGGAGCCGGTCGTATCGGCTGTCTGCCGGGCACTCATCGCGCGTCGGCCGCGCCACCGGTATGTGGTCGGCAGGCAGGCGAAGGCGGGGCTGCTCGCTGACGTGCTGGTCCCGGTCCGTGTGAAAGACCACTTCAAGCGGGCGGCGATGGGTGCTCCCGGTGCCCACCCGGCGGTCGAGTACGCGGCGCGGCGCTGGTGCACGCCGTGGTGA
- a CDS encoding acyl carrier protein translates to MTPVYEAVKSVLISHFNIPEDTIRPEATLEDIGLDSLAVVELLCVLQDELGLRVPTGDDALKSLQVTLAQAATVLDQAQPAPVSETLA, encoded by the coding sequence ATGACGCCTGTCTACGAAGCAGTCAAGTCCGTACTGATCAGCCACTTCAACATCCCCGAGGACACCATCCGGCCCGAGGCCACCCTGGAGGACATCGGCCTGGACTCCCTCGCCGTCGTCGAACTGCTCTGCGTCCTCCAGGACGAACTGGGCCTGCGCGTCCCCACGGGCGACGACGCGCTGAAGTCCCTTCAGGTCACCCTGGCCCAGGCGGCGACCGTGCTCGACCAGGCCCAGCCCGCCCCGGTGTCGGAGACGCTCGCATGA
- a CDS encoding beta-ketoacyl-[acyl-carrier-protein] synthase family protein: MRRDDIAVTGIGLVTPAGVGTEATWSTVCSGAPTAAVDPSLGEVPVPISCRVPPFDVQAVLGPQVWRMDRFTHLALTAARQAVDDAGLDPATWDGARIGVVVGVGYDSKDLVIPAVRKLIDGAYEKLSPLLIPRTTANAAAAEICIALGAHGPSMAVTTACASGATALGTARDLLLAGRCDIALAGGAEAPCHPLPSACFAQMGALSTRLHDPEGASRPFDVDRDGFVLAEGAGLMVLERAADARSRGARPYAYFSGYGTSTDGYHYAAPHPDGVGIEQAFTAALADAGLTTSDIGHVNAHGTGTPLNDRIEGAALTRVFDGHPPPVTSTKGVTGHPLGAAGAIEAALAALTLDHQTIPPTANLQHLDPDIALDVVAKAPRSHRMDAVASNSCGFGGHNTVLILQRA, from the coding sequence ATGAGGCGCGACGACATCGCCGTCACCGGCATCGGCCTGGTCACCCCCGCCGGAGTCGGTACCGAAGCCACCTGGAGCACGGTCTGCTCCGGGGCCCCCACCGCCGCGGTCGACCCGTCCCTGGGCGAGGTGCCGGTGCCCATCAGCTGCCGTGTACCGCCGTTCGACGTCCAAGCCGTGCTCGGGCCGCAGGTATGGCGCATGGACCGCTTCACGCACCTGGCCCTGACCGCCGCCCGGCAGGCCGTCGACGACGCCGGCCTGGACCCGGCCACCTGGGACGGCGCCCGGATCGGCGTGGTCGTCGGAGTCGGCTACGACAGCAAGGACCTCGTCATCCCCGCCGTACGCAAACTCATCGACGGCGCCTACGAGAAGCTCTCCCCGCTGTTGATCCCCCGCACCACCGCCAACGCCGCCGCGGCGGAGATCTGCATCGCCCTCGGCGCCCACGGCCCCAGCATGGCCGTCACCACCGCCTGCGCCTCCGGCGCGACCGCCCTTGGCACCGCACGCGACCTGCTCCTGGCCGGCCGCTGCGACATCGCCCTCGCCGGCGGCGCCGAAGCCCCCTGCCACCCGCTGCCCTCCGCGTGCTTCGCGCAGATGGGAGCCCTGTCCACCCGCCTGCACGACCCCGAGGGCGCCAGCCGCCCGTTCGACGTGGACCGCGACGGCTTCGTCCTCGCCGAAGGCGCCGGCCTGATGGTCCTGGAACGCGCGGCCGACGCCCGGTCCCGCGGCGCCCGGCCCTACGCGTACTTCAGCGGATACGGCACCTCCACCGACGGCTACCACTACGCGGCCCCCCACCCCGACGGCGTGGGCATCGAGCAGGCCTTCACGGCCGCCCTCGCCGACGCCGGGCTGACCACCTCCGACATCGGGCACGTCAACGCCCACGGCACCGGTACGCCGCTGAACGACCGCATCGAAGGTGCCGCCCTCACCCGCGTCTTCGACGGCCACCCGCCCCCCGTCACCTCCACCAAGGGAGTCACCGGCCACCCCCTCGGCGCGGCAGGCGCCATCGAAGCAGCGCTGGCCGCCCTGACCCTCGACCACCAGACCATCCCGCCCACGGCCAACCTCCAACACCTCGACCCCGACATCGCCCTCGACGTCGTCGCCAAAGCCCCGCGTTCGCACCGCATGGACGCGGTCGCCAGCAACTCCTGCGGATTCGGGGGGCACAACACGGTGCTGATCTTGCAGCGGGCTTGA
- a CDS encoding MMPL family transporter, with amino-acid sequence MRSPRCRVPWVILVLAAGLAATCAWFGAAVDGRLSPGGIVPAATEAARADRLLREGFASAPPHLVLVTRVSGAARSVEDRAAAAEGDRLVRRLSADRSVAQVVSYWQAKAPSLRSADRRSALVLVRLHGREQEATAAAGRLMPRMAGRHGPLQVEVTGEAASRAEALRLAGRDQIRAELLALPLTALLLLVVFGSALAALLPVAVGVLAVLGAQAVLRLLTFCTEVAVSATNISSALGFALAVDYSLFLLARYQEEAAAGAEPGTALRTALRTAGRAVLFSAGTVILSLASLLVFPHTILRSIAYGGIAVTAFAALAGLVVLPALLTVLGPRVHRPGVLTRGRRRIRTGPHSGSRAAGLGRWGRMARAVQRRPGLVAVSVTAVLLVFATPFTRVQIGLFDDRVQPASSTVAKAGTVLRHDYRLGAVITPATVVLPHFDPRQHAAEVDAYARRVSLQKSVDRVETATGSYARGVHTPPAGTAASAFASPRGVWLAVATSGEPYSPANRDLARTLRELPAPAPVLVGGPGAVLDDVQRALLSRLPWCLLLAGATLLCLTLLLTRRPVMALTALLLNALSLAASFGALVFVFQEGHLAGLLGGFPVTGTTDVLMPALIFGIAFGLSMDYEIFLLARVCEEYERAPDAATAVVRGLDRTARLFTWAALTLAVVMAALATSDLVMLKIIGVGLALAVLLDATVVRGLLAPAVLALAGRAAWWSPWPRPSTPVPQPLPHRRPLAGPAGTKHPRSDP; translated from the coding sequence ATGCGCAGCCCCCGGTGCCGCGTTCCGTGGGTCATTCTGGTGCTGGCCGCAGGACTGGCGGCGACCTGCGCCTGGTTCGGGGCAGCGGTGGACGGGCGGCTGTCGCCGGGAGGGATCGTGCCGGCGGCGACCGAGGCAGCCCGTGCCGACCGGCTGCTGCGCGAAGGTTTCGCCTCCGCCCCGCCCCACCTCGTACTCGTCACCCGCGTGTCCGGCGCCGCCCGGTCGGTCGAAGACCGCGCCGCGGCGGCCGAGGGTGACCGGCTGGTACGGCGGCTGAGCGCCGACCGGTCCGTCGCCCAGGTGGTCTCCTACTGGCAGGCCAAGGCGCCGTCGCTGCGCTCGGCGGACCGGCGCAGCGCCCTGGTACTGGTGCGGCTGCACGGACGCGAGCAGGAGGCGACGGCGGCGGCCGGACGGCTGATGCCGCGGATGGCCGGCCGCCATGGCCCGTTGCAGGTCGAGGTCACCGGCGAGGCGGCCTCCCGCGCCGAGGCACTGCGGCTGGCCGGGCGGGACCAGATCCGCGCGGAACTGCTGGCCTTGCCGCTGACCGCGCTGCTGCTGCTCGTGGTGTTCGGCTCGGCGTTGGCCGCCCTCCTGCCCGTTGCCGTCGGTGTGCTGGCCGTACTGGGAGCCCAGGCCGTCCTGCGGCTGCTCACCTTCTGCACCGAGGTGGCGGTGAGCGCGACCAACATCTCCTCGGCGCTCGGGTTCGCCCTCGCCGTCGACTACAGCCTCTTTCTGCTCGCCCGCTACCAGGAAGAGGCCGCGGCCGGCGCCGAACCCGGCACCGCCCTGCGCACGGCACTGCGGACCGCGGGCCGGGCCGTGCTGTTCTCCGCGGGCACGGTCATCCTGTCGCTGGCCTCGCTGCTCGTCTTCCCGCACACCATCCTGCGCTCCATCGCCTACGGCGGCATCGCGGTCACCGCCTTCGCGGCCCTGGCCGGCCTGGTCGTGCTCCCGGCTCTCCTGACGGTCCTGGGGCCCCGCGTCCACCGGCCGGGCGTCCTCACGCGAGGGCGCCGCCGTATCCGTACCGGCCCTCACTCCGGGAGCCGGGCCGCCGGGCTGGGAAGGTGGGGGCGCATGGCCCGGGCCGTCCAACGACGGCCCGGACTGGTGGCTGTCAGCGTCACCGCGGTGCTGCTGGTGTTCGCCACCCCTTTCACCCGCGTGCAGATCGGTCTCTTCGACGATCGCGTCCAGCCTGCCTCCTCCACCGTCGCCAAAGCCGGTACGGTGCTGCGCCACGACTACCGACTCGGCGCCGTGATCACTCCGGCGACCGTGGTCCTGCCGCACTTCGACCCCCGGCAGCACGCCGCCGAGGTCGACGCCTACGCCCGGCGCGTCTCCCTCCAAAAAAGCGTGGACCGGGTGGAAACGGCCACCGGCTCCTATGCCCGCGGCGTCCACACGCCTCCGGCGGGCACCGCGGCATCCGCCTTCGCCTCGCCCCGCGGCGTCTGGCTGGCGGTCGCCACCTCCGGCGAGCCCTACTCCCCCGCCAACCGCGACCTCGCCCGGACCTTGCGCGAGCTGCCCGCTCCCGCGCCCGTCCTCGTCGGCGGGCCCGGCGCCGTCCTCGACGATGTCCAGCGAGCGCTCCTCTCCCGCCTGCCCTGGTGCCTGTTGCTGGCAGGGGCGACGCTCCTGTGCCTGACCCTGCTACTGACCCGACGGCCGGTCATGGCTCTCACGGCGCTGCTGCTCAACGCCCTGAGCCTGGCAGCCAGTTTCGGCGCCCTGGTCTTCGTCTTTCAGGAAGGCCATCTGGCCGGCCTCCTGGGCGGCTTTCCCGTCACCGGCACCACGGACGTGCTCATGCCGGCGCTCATCTTCGGCATCGCCTTCGGCCTGTCCATGGACTACGAGATCTTTCTGCTCGCCCGCGTCTGCGAGGAGTACGAACGGGCCCCCGACGCCGCCACCGCCGTGGTCCGGGGCCTGGACCGCACCGCGCGCCTGTTCACCTGGGCCGCGCTCACCCTGGCCGTCGTCATGGCCGCGCTGGCCACGTCGGACCTGGTGATGCTGAAGATCATCGGTGTCGGCCTCGCCCTCGCGGTCCTGCTCGACGCCACCGTCGTCCGCGGGCTGCTCGCCCCCGCCGTCCTGGCCCTGGCCGGACGCGCCGCCTGGTGGAGCCCCTGGCCCCGCCCGTCGACCCCCGTCCCGCAGCCCCTGCCGCACCGTCGGCCCCTCGCCGGGCCGGCCGGTACGAAACACCCCAGGAGTGACCCCTGA
- a CDS encoding AurF N-oxygenase family protein, which produces MTDQALRPHSPHTTAQRLLDASAARSHDPATDIDWDTPLLDGAWFWPPERLALYGTPLWERMDHRQRLELSRHEAAHMAQMGHWFELAIIRMFTRHLMNRDILDARAFYALTEMGDETRHITMFGRLLATLGCPAHRVPAHVRLPFPPAAAAFQDITTFTSALIIEEVLDRLQREAAQDDRVQPLVRSVCRLHVAEEARHVSFARAELREAVTHASRSRLARHRLLTALVASHTVPPLLRPDRYGDLGLTPGEARRQARHNLHHRATMLWCGEKLIAFLTEVDLIRRPQHHLWRRSGLLA; this is translated from the coding sequence ATGACCGACCAGGCTCTGCGGCCCCACAGCCCCCACACCACCGCTCAGCGTCTGCTGGACGCCTCCGCGGCCCGCTCCCACGATCCCGCGACGGACATCGACTGGGACACCCCCCTGCTGGACGGTGCCTGGTTCTGGCCGCCCGAGCGGCTCGCGCTCTACGGCACCCCCCTGTGGGAGCGCATGGACCACCGGCAGCGCCTCGAACTCTCCCGCCACGAAGCAGCCCACATGGCCCAGATGGGGCACTGGTTCGAGCTGGCCATCATCCGCATGTTCACCCGCCACCTGATGAACCGTGACATCCTGGACGCGCGCGCCTTCTACGCGCTGACGGAAATGGGCGACGAGACCCGGCACATCACCATGTTCGGGCGGCTGCTGGCCACACTCGGCTGCCCGGCCCATCGCGTCCCGGCGCACGTCCGGCTCCCCTTTCCGCCGGCCGCTGCCGCGTTCCAGGACATCACCACTTTCACCAGCGCCCTGATCATCGAAGAAGTGCTCGACCGGCTCCAGCGGGAGGCCGCCCAGGACGACCGCGTCCAGCCCCTGGTGCGGTCGGTGTGCCGTCTGCACGTGGCCGAAGAAGCACGCCACGTCAGCTTCGCCCGCGCCGAACTGCGCGAAGCCGTGACGCACGCCTCCCGGAGCCGGCTGGCCCGCCACCGCCTCCTGACCGCCCTGGTCGCCTCCCACACCGTCCCGCCGCTCCTGCGCCCCGACCGGTACGGCGACCTCGGGCTCACCCCCGGCGAGGCCCGCCGCCAGGCACGCCACAACCTCCACCACCGCGCCACGATGCTCTGGTGCGGGGAAAAGCTGATCGCCTTCCTCACCGAAGTGGACCTGATCAGGCGCCCCCAGCACCACCTGTGGCGCCGCTCCGGCCTACTGGCCTGA